In Crassostrea angulata isolate pt1a10 chromosome 6, ASM2561291v2, whole genome shotgun sequence, a genomic segment contains:
- the LOC128189609 gene encoding G-protein coupled receptor 157-like — protein MTEEGRLNIMGDTCALSALTLVSSSASVLGGICLLVTHYKIKALHYGLRNILCFLTISDILTSSGYIVGATNSMIESSGGKYSDVVCKAQSFLTTFSNLASFSWTSMIAVHLYLLVVTPMDWDKKKSLKVVYHIIGWLIPAYITVLMLNNLGRSDDKTTGPWCWIRTSSPPQTMQIVAMLISGKLWEILTYTLSFVLFVQLKMKTYTEKKNDRPYRWHEMVANLSSFRPEDARLCYIWLPLYLLRVWGTVRFFVAISYPGHLSDSHNLLLLYLQCVGDSSHALVNFIFFCVFDKEIRITYGKACMRWVCARKADAGESLEVQLTVSVRYQSIEPLSNLMQSKNT, from the exons ATGACAGAAGAGGGGCGATTAAACATCATGGGTGACACATGCGCTCTATCAGCACTGACTCTAGTCAGCTCCTCAGCGTCTGTTCTCGGGGGGATATGTCTGCTAGTCACTCATTATAAGATCAAGGCTCTTCACTACGGATTGAGGAATATCCTGTGTTTCCTTACAATATCCGACATTCTCACATCCTCAGGATATATAGTTGGAGCTACCAATTCCATGATCGAATCGTCTGGAGGAAAGTATTCTGATGTCGTTTGTAAAGCACAAAGCTTTCTTACAACCTTCTCCAACTTGGCCTCCTTTTCCTGGACTTCAATGATTGCCGTCCATTTATATCTGTTGGTCGTAACACCCATGGACTGGGACAAGAAGAAATCATTAAAAGTTGTGTACCATATAATAGGATGGTTAATTCCAG CTTATATAACGGTACTAATGTTGAACAACCTCGGAAGAAGTGACGATAAAACGACAGGACCTTGGTGCTGGATCAGGACAAGCTCCCCTCCCCAGACCATGCAAATTGTAGCCATGCTTATCTCAGGGAAACTGTGGGAAATCCTTACATATACCCTGTCGTTTGTACTATTTGTCCAATTGAAGATGAAAACATACACCGAG aaaaagaACGATAGACCTTACCGCTGGCACGAGATGGTTGCAAATCTCTCTTCATTCCGACCGGAAGATGCGCGACTGTGCTACATCTGGCTTCCGCTCTATCTCCTGAGAGTGTGGGGAACCGTTCGATTCTTTGTGGCAATATCCTATCCGGGTCACCTGTCAGACAGCCATAACCTCCTCCTTCTATATCTGCAATGTGTCGGAGACAGTTCCCATGCTTTAGTGAACTTTATCTTCTTTTGTGTGTTTGATAAGGAAATTCGGATTACGTACGGCAAAGCATGTATGCGTTGGGTTTGCGCCCGTAAAGCTGACGCTGGGGAATCGTTGGAGGTTCAGCTTACTGTGTCCGTGCGGTATCAGTCAATTGAACCTTTGTCAAACTTGATGCAATCGAAAAACACCTAA